Proteins encoded together in one Kitasatospora albolonga window:
- a CDS encoding threonine--tRNA ligase: MSDVRVIIQRDSEREEHVVTTGTTAGELFPGQRTVVAARVGGELKDLSYVLQDGESVEPVEISSEDGLNILRHSTAHVMAQAVQELFPEAKLGIGPPVKDGFYYDFDVEKPFTPEDLKAIEKKMQEIQKRGQRFSRRVVSDEDAREELADEPYKLELIGIKGSASSDDGANVEVGGGELTIYDNLDAKTGELCWKDLCRGPHLPTTRFIPAFKLMRNAAAYWRGSEKNPMLQRIYGTAWPTKDELKAHLEFLEEAAKRDHRKLGNELDLFSFPDEIGPGLAVFHPKGGVIRRAMEDYSRRRHEEEGYEFVYSPHATKGKLFEKSGHLDWYADGMYPPMQLDDGVDYYLKPMNCPMHNLIFDARGRSYRELPLRLFEFGTVYRYEKSGVVHGLTRSRGFTQDDAHIYCTKEQMAEELDRTLTFVLNLLRDYGLTDFYLELSTKDPEKYVGSDDTWEEATETLRQVAEKQGLPLVPDPGGAAFYGPKISVQCKDAIGRTWQMSTVQLDFNLPERFDLEYTGPDGSKQRPVMIHRALFGSIERFFAVLLEHYAGAFPVWLAPVQAVGIPIGDTHIPYLQEFAAKARKQGLRVDVDASSDRMQKKIRNQQKNKVPFMIIAGDEDMANGAVSFRYRDGSQENGIPVDEAIAKIAKAVEDRVQV, from the coding sequence GTGTCAGACGTCCGTGTGATCATCCAACGCGATTCCGAGCGGGAAGAGCACGTGGTGACGACGGGCACGACCGCCGGTGAGCTCTTCCCCGGTCAGCGCACCGTCGTCGCCGCGCGCGTCGGCGGCGAGCTCAAGGACCTCTCGTACGTGCTCCAGGACGGCGAGAGCGTCGAGCCGGTGGAGATCTCCTCCGAGGACGGCCTGAACATCCTGCGCCACTCCACCGCGCACGTCATGGCCCAGGCCGTGCAGGAGCTCTTCCCCGAGGCCAAGCTCGGCATCGGCCCGCCGGTCAAGGACGGCTTCTACTACGACTTCGACGTCGAGAAGCCGTTCACCCCCGAGGACCTCAAGGCCATCGAGAAGAAGATGCAGGAGATCCAGAAGCGGGGCCAGAGGTTCTCCCGCCGCGTGGTCTCCGACGAGGACGCCCGCGAGGAGCTCGCGGACGAGCCGTACAAGCTGGAGCTCATCGGCATCAAGGGCTCCGCCTCCTCGGACGACGGCGCGAACGTCGAGGTGGGCGGCGGCGAGCTGACCATCTACGACAACCTGGACGCCAAGACCGGTGAGCTGTGCTGGAAGGACCTCTGCCGGGGCCCGCACCTGCCGACCACCCGGTTCATCCCGGCGTTCAAGCTGATGCGGAACGCGGCGGCGTACTGGCGCGGCAGCGAGAAGAACCCGATGCTCCAGCGTATCTACGGGACCGCCTGGCCGACCAAGGACGAGCTGAAGGCGCACCTGGAGTTCCTGGAGGAGGCCGCCAAGCGCGACCACCGCAAGCTCGGCAACGAGCTGGACCTCTTCTCCTTCCCCGACGAGATCGGCCCCGGCCTCGCGGTCTTCCACCCCAAGGGCGGCGTCATCCGCCGGGCCATGGAGGACTACTCGCGCCGCCGCCACGAGGAGGAGGGCTACGAGTTCGTCTACAGCCCGCACGCCACCAAGGGCAAGCTCTTCGAGAAGTCCGGCCACCTGGACTGGTACGCCGACGGCATGTACCCGCCCATGCAGCTCGACGACGGGGTGGACTACTACCTCAAGCCGATGAACTGCCCGATGCACAACCTGATCTTCGACGCGCGCGGCCGCTCCTACCGCGAACTGCCGCTGCGCCTCTTCGAGTTCGGCACGGTGTACCGGTACGAGAAGTCGGGCGTCGTGCACGGCCTGACCCGTTCGCGCGGCTTCACGCAGGACGACGCGCACATCTACTGCACCAAGGAGCAGATGGCGGAGGAGCTGGACCGCACGCTCACCTTCGTGCTCAACCTGCTCCGCGACTACGGGCTCACCGACTTCTACCTGGAGCTCTCCACCAAGGACCCGGAGAAGTACGTCGGCTCGGACGACACCTGGGAAGAGGCCACCGAGACGCTCCGCCAGGTCGCCGAGAAGCAGGGGCTGCCCCTGGTCCCGGACCCGGGCGGCGCCGCGTTCTACGGCCCGAAGATCTCCGTACAGTGCAAGGACGCCATCGGCCGGACCTGGCAGATGTCGACCGTGCAGCTCGACTTCAACCTGCCGGAGCGCTTCGACCTGGAGTACACCGGTCCCGACGGCTCCAAGCAGCGCCCGGTGATGATCCACCGCGCCCTGTTCGGCTCCATCGAGCGCTTCTTCGCCGTGCTCCTCGAGCACTACGCGGGCGCCTTCCCGGTCTGGCTCGCCCCGGTCCAGGCCGTCGGCATCCCGATCGGTGACACCCACATCCCCTACCTCCAGGAGTTCGCCGCCAAGGCGCGCAAGCAGGGGCTGCGGGTGGACGTGGACGCGTCCTCGGACCGGATGCAGAAGAAGATCCGCAACCAGCAGAAGAACAAGGTCCCGTTCATGATCATCGCCGGTGACGAGGACATGGCCAACGGTGCCGTCTCCTTCCGCTACCGCGACGGTTCGCAGGAGAACGGCATCCCGGTCGACGAGGCCATCGCCAAGATCGCCAAGGCCGTCGAGGACCGCGTCCAGGTCTGA
- a CDS encoding DUF4365 domain-containing protein, whose translation MALAQPDPGGPPVRAEGFGPAEQRNAPLRGSLATTACMETLQVGYLHAVAAAAGCSLSQPFPDNGIDWHVSHGAAAHTVDDEVTIKVQLKCTYQIPPHPAGGAFSFTLDNAHLVKLARTPVSVHKILVVMIVPRSQDEWLSAGPGSLDLRHCCYWTNLAGHAVTGRYRTTVRIPTSRIFDDRALCDIMARVGAGGRP comes from the coding sequence ATGGCGCTCGCGCAGCCCGACCCGGGGGGCCCGCCCGTCCGCGCCGAAGGGTTCGGTCCGGCGGAGCAGCGGAACGCACCGCTGCGCGGCTCCCTCGCCACCACCGCCTGTATGGAGACCCTCCAGGTGGGCTACCTGCACGCCGTCGCGGCGGCGGCGGGCTGCTCGCTCTCCCAGCCCTTCCCCGACAACGGCATCGACTGGCACGTCAGCCACGGTGCCGCCGCCCACACCGTCGACGACGAAGTGACCATCAAGGTGCAGCTCAAGTGCACCTATCAGATACCGCCGCACCCGGCGGGCGGCGCGTTCTCTTTTACGCTCGACAACGCCCATCTCGTCAAGCTGGCCCGCACCCCGGTCTCGGTCCACAAGATCCTCGTGGTGATGATCGTGCCGCGCAGCCAGGACGAGTGGCTGAGCGCCGGGCCCGGCAGCCTCGATCTGCGGCACTGCTGCTACTGGACCAACCTGGCCGGCCACGCGGTGACGGGCCGGTACCGGACCACCGTGCGCATCCCGACCTCACGGATCTTCGACGACCGCGCACTCTGCGACATCATGGCCCGGGTCGGGGCCGGAGGGAGACCCTGA
- a CDS encoding DNA polymerase III subunit epsilon: MMHWFEGPLAAFDTETTGVDVEQDRIVSAALVAQDTTGGRVRTTRWLVNPGIAVPAGATEIHGLTDDHLQRNGRWPAPVMDEVARSLAESCATGRPLVVMNAPFDLTLLDRELKRHRASSLAGYLADVPLRVVDPRVLDKHLDRYRKGRRTLKDLCELYGIPLDGAHDAAADATASLELVRAICRRFSSRLERLSPAELHTLQAGWHAAQARGLEAWFARSGTPEAVDQAWPLRPRPEVPAAAA, translated from the coding sequence ATGATGCACTGGTTCGAAGGGCCACTGGCCGCTTTTGACACGGAGACGACAGGCGTGGACGTCGAGCAGGACCGGATCGTTTCGGCCGCTCTCGTCGCGCAGGACACGACGGGCGGGCGCGTCCGCACCACCCGCTGGCTGGTCAACCCGGGGATCGCGGTCCCCGCCGGGGCGACCGAGATCCACGGTCTGACCGACGACCACCTCCAGCGCAACGGCCGTTGGCCCGCGCCGGTGATGGACGAGGTGGCCCGTTCACTGGCCGAGAGTTGCGCGACCGGCCGCCCGCTGGTCGTGATGAACGCACCGTTCGACCTGACCCTGCTGGACCGCGAGCTGAAGCGGCACCGGGCCTCGTCGCTGGCCGGGTATCTGGCGGACGTGCCGCTGCGGGTGGTGGACCCCCGGGTGCTGGACAAGCACCTGGACCGCTACCGCAAGGGCCGCCGCACGCTCAAGGATCTGTGCGAGCTGTACGGGATTCCGCTCGACGGCGCCCACGACGCGGCGGCCGACGCCACGGCCTCGCTGGAGCTGGTGCGCGCGATCTGCCGGCGCTTCTCGTCCCGGCTGGAGCGGCTCTCACCGGCCGAGCTGCACACCCTCCAGGCCGGCTGGCACGCGGCGCAGGCGCGCGGTCTGGAGGCGTGGTTCGCCCGGAGCGGGACACCGGAGGCGGTCGATCAGGCGTGGCCGCTGCGCCCGCGTCCGGAAGTGCCCGCGGCGGCGGCCTGA
- a CDS encoding TIGR02611 family protein gives MNAESDERIETAEEAATGSASGGTAKAERELGSRAPGFIKASRPLHLSWQVGVFVVGLGVVVAGALMLVLPGPGWLVIFGGMAIWATEFVWAQLVLRWTKRKVTEAAQRALDPKVRRRNIILTTVGLVIMAVLVGIYVWKFGLALPWTVGE, from the coding sequence ATGAATGCGGAGAGTGACGAGCGGATCGAGACCGCCGAAGAGGCGGCCACGGGGTCCGCTTCGGGGGGCACGGCCAAGGCGGAACGTGAGCTGGGATCGCGGGCGCCGGGCTTCATCAAGGCGTCCAGGCCGTTGCACCTGAGCTGGCAGGTCGGCGTCTTCGTCGTCGGCCTGGGGGTCGTGGTGGCCGGTGCGCTGATGCTGGTGCTGCCGGGCCCCGGCTGGCTGGTGATCTTCGGCGGCATGGCGATCTGGGCGACCGAGTTCGTCTGGGCCCAGCTGGTGCTGCGCTGGACGAAGCGCAAGGTCACCGAGGCCGCCCAGCGGGCCCTCGACCCCAAGGTCCGGCGCCGCAACATCATCCTCACCACGGTGGGGCTGGTGATCATGGCGGTGCTGGTCGGGATCTACGTCTGGAAGTTCGGCCTGGCCCTGCCGTGGACGGTCGGCGAGTAG
- a CDS encoding sporulation protein SsgA — protein MNTTVSCELHLRLVVSSESSLPVPAGLRYDTADPYAVHATFHTGAEETVEWVFARDLLAEGLHRPTGTGDVRVWPSRSHGQGVVCIALSSPEGEALLEAPARALESFLKRTDAAVPPGTEHRHFDLDTELSHILAES, from the coding sequence ATGAACACCACGGTCAGCTGCGAGCTGCACCTGCGCCTCGTTGTGTCGAGCGAGTCCTCACTGCCTGTTCCCGCGGGCCTGCGGTATGACACGGCCGATCCCTATGCCGTGCACGCCACCTTCCACACCGGAGCGGAGGAGACGGTCGAATGGGTTTTCGCCCGTGACCTCCTTGCCGAGGGGCTGCACCGGCCCACCGGCACCGGAGACGTCCGCGTCTGGCCATCACGTAGTCACGGTCAAGGCGTCGTCTGCATCGCACTGAGCTCCCCAGAGGGCGAAGCCCTGCTCGAAGCTCCGGCGCGGGCCCTGGAGTCGTTCCTGAAAAGGACCGACGCCGCGGTCCCGCCCGGCACCGAGCATCGTCACTTCGATCTCGACACGGAGCTCTCACACATCCTGGCCGAGAGCTGA
- a CDS encoding disulfide bond formation protein DsbA, which yields MSDSPLAAPVVLDLWCDLQCPDCRRALSDVRALRARYGDRVELRLRHFPLEKHKHAYAAAQAAEEAAAQGRDWPYIEAVLARTEELGRTGEPVLLDVARELGLDAEEFDTALIDGRHLLIVDADQAEGKAIGVTGTPTYVVGDERLDGGKSQEGLRERIEEIVDRLLAARG from the coding sequence ATGAGCGATTCCCCCCTTGCCGCGCCGGTCGTCCTCGACCTCTGGTGCGATCTCCAGTGCCCCGACTGCCGCCGGGCCCTCAGCGATGTGCGGGCCCTGCGCGCCCGGTACGGCGACCGCGTCGAGCTCCGGCTGCGGCACTTCCCGCTGGAGAAGCACAAGCACGCCTATGCCGCCGCGCAGGCCGCCGAGGAGGCCGCGGCCCAGGGCCGGGACTGGCCGTACATCGAGGCGGTCCTGGCCAGGACCGAGGAGCTCGGCCGGACCGGGGAGCCGGTGCTGCTCGATGTGGCCCGCGAACTGGGGCTGGACGCCGAGGAGTTCGACACCGCGCTGATCGACGGCCGCCATCTGCTGATCGTCGACGCCGACCAGGCCGAGGGCAAGGCGATCGGCGTCACCGGCACGCCCACCTATGTGGTCGGCGACGAGCGGCTGGACGGCGGCAAGAGCCAGGAGGGGCTGCGCGAGCGGATCGAGGAGATCGTCGACCGGCTGCTGGCCGCGCGGGGCTGA
- a CDS encoding GNAT family N-acetyltransferase: MTTTLRPSGPLQQGADGARARRYDVCDNGRPVGAVSISTDDAFGASAGVVRSLSVDGPQRRRGRGIIAVLAAEEVLRGWGCTHVRAEVPAENEPARRLAAALGYTERSRNMVKTLGPDPAPLPEGLGSRAMSEEEYAEWLRGAVRAYAREWTDRGVPPEQARLKSEADHAGNLPDGLATENVRFRVLLHGGAVVGHVWLALRELEPGRTAGFVFDVEVREEHRGRGFGRALMLLAEDVTRAWGHDRLGLHVFAANTPALRLYESLGYATTRYNLAKAL; the protein is encoded by the coding sequence ATGACCACGACACTCCGGCCGTCCGGGCCGCTTCAGCAAGGCGCCGACGGAGCGCGGGCGCGCCGTTACGACGTGTGCGACAACGGGCGGCCCGTCGGCGCCGTGTCGATCAGCACCGACGACGCGTTCGGCGCCTCGGCCGGAGTGGTGCGCTCCCTGAGCGTCGACGGACCGCAGCGCAGGCGCGGGCGGGGCATCATCGCGGTCCTCGCCGCCGAGGAGGTGCTGCGGGGGTGGGGGTGCACCCATGTGCGGGCCGAGGTCCCGGCGGAGAACGAGCCCGCCCGGCGGCTGGCCGCCGCCCTCGGCTACACCGAACGCAGCCGCAACATGGTCAAGACCCTCGGCCCGGACCCCGCTCCGCTGCCCGAGGGGCTCGGCTCGCGGGCGATGAGCGAGGAGGAGTACGCCGAGTGGCTGCGCGGGGCGGTGCGGGCGTACGCGCGGGAGTGGACCGACCGGGGCGTACCGCCCGAACAGGCCCGGCTCAAGTCCGAGGCCGACCACGCCGGGAACCTCCCGGACGGGCTCGCGACCGAGAACGTACGGTTCCGGGTGCTGCTCCACGGCGGCGCGGTGGTCGGCCATGTCTGGCTGGCCCTGCGGGAGCTGGAGCCGGGCCGCACCGCCGGGTTCGTCTTCGACGTCGAGGTGCGCGAGGAGCACCGGGGCCGCGGCTTCGGGCGGGCCCTGATGCTCCTCGCCGAGGACGTCACCCGCGCCTGGGGCCACGACCGGCTGGGCCTGCACGTCTTCGCCGCCAACACCCCGGCGCTGCGGCTGTACGAGTCCCTCGGCTACGCGACGACGCGGTACAACCTGGCCAAGGCGCTGTAG
- a CDS encoding 4-amino-4-deoxychorismate lyase has translation MRIWVNGGLRDADDARLSVLDHGLTVGDGIFETVRTSEGRPFALTRHLDRLTRSARGLGLPDPDLDEVRRAATAVVDANPVPLGRLRITYTGGLSPLGSDRGTAGPSLVVALDGVSRRPDTTAVITVPWTRNERGALTGLKTTSYAENVVALARARERGASEALFPNTAGRLCEGTGSNVFVVLDGRIHTPPVASGCLAGITRALAVEWTGAEESDLPMEVLAEADEIFLTSTLRDIQAVHRVDDRELAPEPGPVTAKAMRIFDERAGNDLDP, from the coding sequence ATGAGGATCTGGGTCAACGGCGGACTGCGGGATGCCGATGACGCCCGGCTGTCGGTGCTCGACCACGGGCTGACCGTGGGCGACGGCATCTTCGAGACGGTCCGCACCAGCGAGGGCAGGCCCTTCGCCCTCACCCGGCACCTCGACCGGCTGACCCGCTCCGCGCGCGGCCTCGGCCTGCCCGATCCCGACCTGGACGAGGTCCGGCGCGCCGCCACGGCGGTCGTCGACGCCAACCCCGTCCCCCTGGGGCGGCTGCGGATCACCTACACCGGCGGGCTCTCCCCGCTCGGCTCCGACCGGGGCACCGCCGGGCCCAGCCTCGTCGTCGCGCTCGACGGGGTGAGCCGCCGCCCGGACACCACCGCGGTGATCACGGTCCCCTGGACCCGTAACGAACGCGGCGCGCTCACCGGGCTCAAGACCACCTCGTACGCCGAGAACGTCGTCGCCCTCGCCCGGGCCCGCGAGCGGGGCGCCTCCGAGGCGCTCTTCCCGAACACGGCCGGCCGGCTCTGCGAGGGGACCGGGTCCAACGTGTTCGTCGTGCTGGACGGCCGTATCCACACCCCGCCGGTCGCCTCCGGCTGCCTCGCCGGGATCACCCGCGCGCTGGCCGTGGAGTGGACCGGGGCGGAGGAGAGCGACCTGCCGATGGAGGTGCTCGCCGAGGCCGACGAGATCTTCCTGACCTCGACCCTCCGCGACATCCAGGCCGTGCACCGCGTCGACGACCGGGAGCTCGCGCCGGAGCCCGGACCGGTGACGGCGAAGGCCATGCGGATCTTCGACGAGCGGGCCGGGAACGACCTGGACCCGTAG
- a CDS encoding chloride transporter, with protein MARFGGLVASGLQDVTHDPAALDSSGFWAVCADFEGRTVCARFSSVRREEVPAPVPGAWRGPAAGEWKTSLDRDAYTAGVRRIREHIAAGEVYQANLCRVLSAPLPDPGRADVDALTALLARGNPAPYAGTIRLPGHGVEVATASPELFLRRDGRTVESGPIKGTGRTEGDLLEKDHAENVMIVDLVRNDLGRVCATGSVTVPDLCVVEKHPGLVHLVSTVRGELAGGAGWPELLTAAFPPGSVTGAPKSSALRIIEELERSPRGPYCGAVGWVDADRGTASLAVGIRTFWIDRTGPVPLLRFGTGAGITWGSDPEREWDETELKASRLLAVASGAFEQTGFEQTGRTAS; from the coding sequence ATGGCCCGCTTCGGCGGCCTCGTCGCCTCCGGCCTCCAGGACGTGACCCACGATCCCGCGGCCCTGGACTCGTCCGGTTTCTGGGCGGTCTGTGCCGATTTCGAGGGCCGTACGGTCTGTGCTCGCTTCTCCTCCGTACGCAGGGAGGAGGTGCCCGCCCCCGTGCCCGGAGCCTGGCGCGGGCCCGCCGCCGGGGAGTGGAAGACCTCGCTGGACCGTGACGCCTACACGGCGGGCGTACGGCGCATCCGTGAACACATCGCGGCGGGCGAGGTCTATCAGGCCAACCTCTGCCGGGTCCTCTCCGCACCGCTGCCCGACCCCGGCCGGGCCGACGTCGACGCCCTGACCGCCCTGCTGGCGCGCGGCAACCCGGCGCCGTACGCAGGAACGATCCGCCTGCCCGGACACGGGGTGGAGGTCGCCACCGCGTCCCCCGAACTGTTCCTCCGCCGGGACGGGCGCACCGTCGAGTCCGGGCCGATCAAGGGGACCGGGCGCACCGAGGGCGATCTGCTGGAGAAGGACCACGCGGAGAACGTGATGATCGTGGACCTGGTCCGCAACGACCTGGGCCGCGTCTGCGCGACCGGGAGCGTCACCGTGCCCGACCTCTGCGTGGTCGAGAAGCACCCGGGCCTCGTCCACCTCGTCTCCACCGTGCGCGGTGAACTGGCCGGGGGCGCCGGATGGCCGGAGCTGCTCACGGCGGCCTTCCCGCCCGGCTCCGTCACCGGGGCGCCGAAGTCCAGCGCGCTGCGGATCATCGAGGAGCTGGAGCGGTCCCCGCGCGGGCCGTACTGCGGCGCGGTCGGCTGGGTCGACGCCGACCGGGGCACCGCCTCGCTGGCCGTGGGCATAAGGACGTTCTGGATCGACCGGACCGGCCCCGTGCCGCTTCTGCGGTTCGGGACGGGGGCCGGGATCACCTGGGGGTCCGACCCGGAGCGCGAGTGGGACGAGACCGAACTGAAGGCGTCGCGGCTGCTCGCTGTAGCGTCGGGCGCGTTCGAGCAGACAGGGTTCGAACAGACAGGAAGGACCGCTTCATGA